DNA sequence from the Streptomyces showdoensis genome:
CCAGCAGGCGTACTTCGCCGGCGAGGCGGGCGACACGACCACGGCCGTCCGCCGGCTGCAACGGCTCCTTGAGGACCGCGTCCGGCTCGAGGGCACCGATCACCCCCCAGGTGCTGGCCGCACGGCGCAGCCTCATCTGGTTCTCCAGCCTCACGGGCGACCCTGCCGACGGCCTGCCGGACAGCGAACGACAGCTGCGCCTGCTCCTCGCGGATGCCGAACGCGTCCTGGGCGCCCAGGACGCGCACACCCTCGCCATACGCAGCACCCAGGCGGCCTTCGCCGCCCGCGCGGGCCGCACGGACGAGGCGATCGCCGAGTTCACCCGGCTCGTGGCCGAACGCAGCCGGCTCCTGGGCGAGGAACACCCCCACGTCATGCACAGCCGCGTCCAGCGCGCCCAGGCGCTACTGGCCGCCAACCACGAAGCCGAGGCGGCCGCGGAACTGTCCCGCATCCTCCACGACGCGCACACGGTCCTCGAACCCACCCACCGCCACGTCGCCCTCGCCCGCACCTTGCTGGCGCGCGCGAGGAGTTGAACCCGGTCCGCACCGACCGACGATGCCCCGGGGAGGGCGTCCTTCACCCCTCCCGCGCCGTCTGCCAAACATGTCCGCGCAGCCCCTGCTCCTCCAGCCAGGAACCGAGAGCGGCGACCTCGTCGGCTCCCATCAGTGCCGGATCGACGGTGGTCCGCAGCTGGTAGTCCGTGCCGGAGTCCAGCAACAGCTCCAGGCTCCTTCTGGCGGGCCCCGCGCTGTTGCGCACGCCCGTGATCGTGTCGTACGCGTCGGAGTCGGGCCGCGCCTTGATGTCGAAGCCCACCCAGTCGAGGAGCCCCTCGGCGAGCAGCGCCCCCAGGGGAGGGCCGTACCAGCCGACCCGGACGACGCTGCCCGAACTCCCCTTCGTGGCTGGTATCCATGGGGCCGTGGATACCTGGATGAACGACCGTTTGGGTGCCGCCGAGCGGGGCGAGAACCCCACCGTGCTGGCCCGCATGAGGACGGGCTGGGCCGTCATCGGCGACGTCCAGCACCTCCCCGGCTACTGCCTCCTGTTGTACGCGGGCCAGGCGGATCACCTGACCGATCTCCCCCGACCGGAGCGAGCCCGCTTCCTGTTCGACCTCTCCCTCCTCGGAGAAGCCGTCGAGGCAGCCTGCCGACGGCACGACTCGGACTTCCGCCGCCTCAACTACGAAGTGCTGGGCAACTCTTGGGAGCACCTCCACGGCCACGTCCACGCCCGCTACGACTGGGAGCCCCCGGCCCTCCGGCACGGCCCCGTCTGGCGCTACGGGAGCGAGCGAACAGACCCGGTCCACCGGCTGGACGCACGACATGACGAACTGCGCGCCGCGATCACCGGCGAGCTCACGAAGCTGTTGCCCGACGCGTACGAAACGAGCTGACCAGCGGCCCGCCGGGCCGACGTCCTCCCTCGGCGCGCAGGCCTCACCACCACAAGCTCGCGAGGCAGGTGTGTCCCGGCGGGCGCGGTCTCGTCCGCCCGGCGCACCGCGACGGGTCGGAGGCGGTGCCGGCCCCGCGTCACTCCCGGAAGATCTGCCATTCCGTTCCGGAAACCTCGTCCCGGGTCGCCAGATGGCCCAGGGGCAGGGCGGGCAGGCTGGCCAGCGACGGATCGCGTTCCAGCAAGTGGGACGCGTGGATCAGCCTCGGCCGTCCGACCCAGCGCGGTTCGGCGCCCGAGAACGCCTGCCAGTCCCCGTCCTCGTCGAGATGCACACGCATGACCGGCCGCCCGCGGAACACGCGCTTGGACACGAACACGTGATCGTCCGGGGCGAGACCCTGAGCCGGGCCACAGCCTTCGTGCAGGCAGCCGTCCACATCGCCTCCTAGCCGACGAGCCCCGGCCCATTGTGCCCCTCGCCCCACACGGCGGGCCACGTCCCCAGCGCTCGGGCCAGCCGGGCGCTCTGGTCGCGCGTGATGCCTCGGGCGAGTCGCGTGTCGCACCGCGGGCTGTGGGGGTCGTCGCAGTACAGGATGCCGGGGAACGGATCCTCGCCGCCCGAGAGCGGGGACGCACCGGCCAGCGTCCATTCGGGTGACTCCCACAGCGGGTGCTCCTCCAGAAGCGCCTCCGCCAGCCCGGGCGCCTCGTCGTCGCCGACGCCTGCCTGGAGCAGCGCGTCCGCGACCAGCCAGGCCGCCTCGGGCGGAAGGTCGGCGTCACCGAGTACGGGCAGGAGGAGCAGCAGGCGGGCGTGATGCGTATGGACGCCCGGGGCATCCAGGTCGGGGGTGGCGGCGATGTGCACGAGCTCCCGCCACGCGAGTCCCGGGCCGGCGTGGTGCCCGTCGACGCTCGCGAGGTGCCCGTGGCGCTCCCACTCCCCGTGGGTCACGAAGTAGTCGGTGCCCGTGTCATCGGCGAGGTTGCGGCCCACGACGACCACGGAGTGACCGGCGCCGAACGGTATCCGGAAGACCGGCCACCGCTCCCCGTCGGTCAGCGCCTCGATCGCCGCGTCCGTGTCCGCCTCGTCGGCGCCGAACCACCCCGGCCGCGGTTCCTCGTCCCCGGTCCGGCAGAGCCACAGCAGGTAGGCGGGCCAGAACCCGGGCAGCGACAGCAGGTCCTCCCGAGTCGTCAGAGGGGCGTCTTCGTATCCGTCGATCAGCACAGGCCCAGACTGACAGCCACCACTGACATCCTCGGCCTCCGCCAGGCGTCCACAGGCTGATCCTCTGCTCCGCAGCCACGACCTGCGGGACTGTCAGACCCCTGCGGCATCCTCGCCCGTATGAACGAAGACGCCTTCTGGCAGCTCATCGAAGACTGCAGACCAACGGAACCCGACCCGGACGCCGACCTCCTTGCGGACACCCTGACCGAGCGGCTCGCGCGGTCACCCTTGTCGCTGGTCATCGGCTTCGCCGAACAACTCTCATGGGCGCTCTACCAGCTGGACCGCACAGAGTACGGACACGACCTGAGCGCGGACGCGTTTCTCTACACACGTGCCGCGGTCGTCGCGGCCGGCCGCACCGAGTTCGACGAGGTCCTCAGAGACGCCGCGGCCTTCACGCCGTACGCCACCGACCTCGTCTGGGCCGAGAGCCTGCTCTCCGCACCGGACCGGGCGTACAGAAGCATCACCGGCGAGGAGTGGGACCGCCGCACGCGGTACTCCTACGAGTCGTACGCGAACACCGAAGGCTGGGCCGACTGAGCGGCCGGTCCCTTCGGGACGGGTCGGTGAAGGTCAGGGAGTCCCTCCACACTGGTGCGCCCTCGCCCTTTCCTCGGAGGGACGCGGGGTTCGGGCCGTCGGGGCGGCGTGGGAGCTCCGTACGAGGTCTCGCCAGTCGGCGGGCCAGTTGGCCAGCGCGAGGATGCCCATGACGAGGAGGTGGGTCGGTGCGGCCCAGCTCTCCACCGTCGGGTCGTGGTGGACGATGTGGGTGGTGACCGCGCCGGTGAGCACGAACATCAGCGTGGTGGCGCCCAGGAAGCGGGTCCGCTTGTCCGGGATCACGAGCAGGACGGCGGCTGCGCCCTCCAGCGCGCCGACCACGAAGCGCATCCAGGACGGGTATCCCCACTCCTCGAACTTCGTGGAGTAGGCCGAGCTGAAGATCGTGTCTCCCGGCCAGCACTTGGTCACGGCACCCAGCGCGAACTCGAGGGCCAGGAACCAGTACAGGACGGTCATGAGTCGCTTGGACATACGTGAGTTCCCCAGGGGTGTCGGGCAGGATGAGGCCTCCGCGCGGACGCCATGCGGTGCCGGACGGGAGCGGAGACTTCGCGTGTTCGGGGTTCAGCCCCGCAGGGGTGGCGATCGACCTTCATCGATGCGCCGCCGGCGCGTCTCGGGCTCCTTCGCGCTCTCGACGGCGCGTACGTGCTCGCGCTTGCGGCTCTGGGTGAGGTCGTCGTACGCGGCGCGGGCGAGCGGATCGTCGTCCAGGGCTCGGGCGAAGTCCGGGGGCTCGGCGAC
Encoded proteins:
- a CDS encoding HIT family protein, which gives rise to MNDRLGAAERGENPTVLARMRTGWAVIGDVQHLPGYCLLLYAGQADHLTDLPRPERARFLFDLSLLGEAVEAACRRHDSDFRRLNYEVLGNSWEHLHGHVHARYDWEPPALRHGPVWRYGSERTDPVHRLDARHDELRAAITGELTKLLPDAYETS
- a CDS encoding DUF4240 domain-containing protein codes for the protein MNEDAFWQLIEDCRPTEPDPDADLLADTLTERLARSPLSLVIGFAEQLSWALYQLDRTEYGHDLSADAFLYTRAAVVAAGRTEFDEVLRDAAAFTPYATDLVWAESLLSAPDRAYRSITGEEWDRRTRYSYESYANTEGWAD
- a CDS encoding DoxX family protein encodes the protein MSKRLMTVLYWFLALEFALGAVTKCWPGDTIFSSAYSTKFEEWGYPSWMRFVVGALEGAAAVLLVIPDKRTRFLGATTLMFVLTGAVTTHIVHHDPTVESWAAPTHLLVMGILALANWPADWRDLVRSSHAAPTARTPRPSEERARAHQCGGTP
- a CDS encoding YdeI/OmpD-associated family protein, coding for MDDDPLARAAYDDLTQSRKREHVRAVESAKEPETRRRRIDEGRSPPLRG